The region AATTGGGTTGCTTACAGTGTTACCGCTTTTTGGGGGAATAAGTGTCCCTAACAGGGTAAGAGTAGTTTTAGCTTTTTTCCTCTCGTATATGGCGTTTCCTATTTTGACCCAACTTGGTTATGAGATACCAACTTCTCTGGGAGAATATTTTCTAATACTTGTGGGGGAAGTGATCATAGGCCTGCTGATGGGCTTTTTTGTCTATTTGATATTCATAGCTTTCCAGTTATCCGCACAGATATTTTCAACCTCATTTGGGCTAGGATTTGTTGAGGTTGTAGACCCTATGTCCGAAGCAAGTATTCCTACATATGGAACCCTGCTACTCATATTCGCAACGTTGGTTTTCATATCAATAGATGGTCCTTTTTTGTCCTTTCAGGCCTTCCTTGAGAGTTATAGGAAGATATGGCCTTACAACCTGAACATAGACAGTGTCAAAACTATCTCCCAATTTGTGGTCAGTGGTTTTAACGCTATGTTTGCTATTGCTATAAAGATCTCTTTACCCATAATTGCAGTAATCTTAGCTATTGATATCACAGTTGGAGTTTTAGCAAAGACTGCACCACAGATGAATGTTTTAAATCTCAGTTTTGACGTTAAAGTAGTAGTCGGCCTAATACTTGTAGTGGTTTTTGCCTCACCCATACTTACCTTGATGCAAGATATGCTGAAGGAAGCTTTTTACAAACTCTGGAGTTTTATGAAGATGTTTAGAATATGATGTTAAAATTATCAAAAAGGAACTGAGTATACATCGTTTCAGTATGCCCGTGGAAGTAAATTATCTCATTTGATTCTGACCGTCTAATTGGTTGAAGATTCTCCAGAAGTTTTAATCTTAAGCTTTACCAGAGGTTTAATTTTACTTTTTAGTTAGATATAAGTAGAGGTATAATGTAAAAGTGATGTGATTTTTCAAAACATCCTTCTTATGATGAATTTCAGAAATTTGTAAATTAGTTTCAATGGAGCAAAAACTATGGTGATGATGAATTTTTTTAGCTTACTTACTTGTAACCTTCTCTGAAAGTTTTCAAAATCATCAATAGCTTTTTCTATAGGGAAGAGAGGGTTTTGGGTATTTTCTTTCAGATAATGCCAATGATCCATTATCCATATGTATAGATCTTCTACAGTTCTGTTAGGAAAGTATTTCTTTATTCCCTTTTTTCTTATCAAAGCAGTTACTTTCAGAAAGAGATTTTCAAACCAATCTTTTACAGCTTCTTCTATTGTAACCTCCCTTTTAAGCTTTTCACCTAAAAAGTATCTGTATGTGTTTATGTGTTCTATAAGAGTTATGTATCCCCAAGGGTTGGTAAGTTTTATATGAACACTAGGTAAGACTTTATCAAATTTTGTCTCTTCAAGAAAAATGTTGTAAGCATTTGCAAGTAAGAGTTCTTTTTCCGAGAGTTCCTGAATAGGAAACTTCGTTATCATTTCAATTACCTCTGCATCAATATATTCAAGTCCCATACTTTTTGCAACAGAAACTCTATGGTTTCCATCTCTTACTATATAGCTATCACCTACTTTGTAAACAAGAATGGGTGGAATTTTAGGTGACTTATCAAAAAAATCTGCCATATTTTCCCATCTTTCTCTTACTCCTTCATGCTTAGGCAGAAACTCTCTGTCAAAGTCTAAATACCTTCCTTCACTGCCTCTTATTTTGCTTAAAGGTATACTCTGAATACCTCTGTATCTATAAGCATAAGAGTCTGTAAGTAGTTTGACCTCATCTAATGAAAAAAGTTCGTTACTACCTAACGAGATTTTCATTACTATCTCATTTAATTTTGCCTTTGCTTTCGCTTTTTCAAACTCAATTCTGCTCTTTAGCGACATAAACTTTCCAGCAAGGACCTTATTTCCTAAATATCACTTTTTCCTAATAATTTTGAGTAAATCCTCTCAAGATCCTCTCTTGAGTAATAGTTTATTATTATTCTTCCTCTATCAATGGAGCCTATTACTGATACTTTTGTGCCCAAAGCTTCTATCAAATCTTCCTCAACATTTACTACATCTTGGCTTCGGGGAGTTTCTCTATCTCTTTTTGTTTCACGTGAAACTTTCTCTGTAAAAACCTTTTCCTTTTTCCTAAAATTCACCACTTCCTCTAATTCCCTAACAGACCAACCTTTCTCTAAACATTCCTTTGCTAATTGACAAATTTCTTTCTCATCCTCAAGAGAAAGTAAAGCCCTACCATGCCCCTCTGATAGAACCCCCTTAACAATATAATCCTTCACTT is a window of Brevinematia bacterium DNA encoding:
- a CDS encoding flagellar biosynthetic protein FliR; the encoded protein is MAVDIVNFLIYNFQFFLVSFARAIGLLTVLPLFGGISVPNRVRVVLAFFLSYMAFPILTQLGYEIPTSLGEYFLILVGEVIIGLLMGFFVYLIFIAFQLSAQIFSTSFGLGFVEVVDPMSEASIPTYGTLLLIFATLVFISIDGPFLSFQAFLESYRKIWPYNLNIDSVKTISQFVVSGFNAMFAIAIKISLPIIAVILAIDITVGVLAKTAPQMNVLNLSFDVKVVVGLILVVVFASPILTLMQDMLKEAFYKLWSFMKMFRI